The Acidicapsa acidisoli genome contains a region encoding:
- a CDS encoding dolichyl-phosphate beta-glucosyltransferase has protein sequence MSDFVSGHPASSIVIPAYNESARIDATLREVVDCIRSGGWNAEVIVVNDGSTDTTARQVLDFSITAPEVRLLENPGNHGKGYSVRHGLLQARGEIVMFTDADLSAPIREAERLFDAINNGAEIAIGSRWLDRSRQIHRQPVYRQFFGRCFNLITRMVMGLHFADTQCGFKAFTRRAAQTVFQLQTIEGWGFDPEILFIAGKRHLRTVEVPVTWRHDERTHVSYLRDGVHMLREMAIIRWNALLGRYNGPVRPVEWPTV, from the coding sequence GTGTCTGATTTCGTGTCTGGCCACCCTGCGTCGAGCATTGTCATTCCCGCTTATAACGAAAGCGCCCGCATAGATGCCACTTTGCGGGAGGTAGTGGACTGTATTCGCTCGGGAGGCTGGAATGCGGAAGTCATTGTTGTCAACGATGGCTCGACCGACACGACGGCCAGGCAGGTTCTAGATTTTTCGATCACCGCTCCCGAGGTGCGGCTGCTGGAAAATCCCGGCAATCACGGCAAGGGCTACTCGGTGCGCCACGGTCTGTTGCAGGCGCGGGGCGAGATTGTGATGTTTACCGATGCTGACTTGTCGGCGCCGATTCGCGAAGCTGAACGGCTTTTTGACGCCATTAACAACGGCGCAGAAATCGCAATCGGTTCGCGCTGGCTGGATCGCAGCCGTCAGATTCATCGCCAGCCGGTCTATCGTCAGTTTTTTGGGCGATGCTTCAATCTGATTACACGCATGGTGATGGGACTGCACTTTGCCGATACCCAGTGTGGCTTCAAGGCTTTCACGCGCCGCGCGGCGCAGACGGTTTTCCAGTTGCAGACGATCGAAGGCTGGGGCTTCGATCCGGAGATTCTCTTTATTGCCGGCAAGCGTCATCTGCGCACTGTGGAGGTCCCAGTTACGTGGCGGCATGATGAGCGGACCCACGTCAGCTACTTGCGGGACGGAGTTCATATGCTGCGGGAGATGGCGATCATCCGCTGGAATGCACTGCTCGGGCGCTACAACGGGCCAGTTCGTCCGGTCGAGTGGCCGACGGTCTGA
- a CDS encoding SDR family NAD(P)-dependent oxidoreductase, protein MGDMQDFKGRWALVTGASAGIGVALARELARNGAKLILTARRKDRLDALAAELTAKGTEVRIVTADLTEPEAPKQIYDVTAGAGLQVDILVNNAGLGQFGEFAASEVEQELSQVRVNCEAAVHLTRLFVPGMVERGRGWVMMLASTASFQPVPFLSTYAATKAFDRYFALGLAEEVAPFGVNVTALCPGPTESEFFVVAGGDNFPGAKKMISRRMQPAEEVARLGLEALVRGKRTIVPYFAGQATAFLVRFLPVGLITYMVAKVMRSAR, encoded by the coding sequence ATGGGTGACATGCAGGATTTCAAGGGGAGATGGGCGCTTGTGACTGGGGCGAGCGCAGGAATTGGCGTGGCGCTGGCGCGAGAACTGGCGCGCAATGGCGCGAAGCTGATTCTTACTGCGCGCCGGAAAGATCGGCTGGATGCTCTGGCTGCTGAGCTGACCGCGAAGGGGACGGAAGTTCGCATTGTGACGGCGGATCTCACTGAACCTGAGGCTCCGAAGCAAATCTATGATGTGACGGCGGGCGCGGGACTGCAGGTTGACATTCTGGTGAACAATGCGGGACTCGGCCAGTTCGGAGAGTTTGCTGCTTCCGAGGTCGAACAGGAGTTGAGCCAGGTTCGTGTGAACTGCGAGGCGGCGGTGCATCTGACGCGTCTCTTTGTGCCGGGGATGGTGGAACGCGGGCGCGGATGGGTGATGATGCTGGCTTCGACTGCCAGTTTTCAGCCTGTGCCGTTTCTTTCCACCTACGCGGCTACCAAGGCATTCGACCGCTATTTTGCGCTGGGGCTGGCGGAGGAAGTGGCTCCGTTTGGCGTGAACGTGACGGCGCTTTGTCCGGGGCCTACGGAAAGCGAATTCTTTGTTGTGGCGGGTGGGGACAACTTTCCCGGCGCGAAAAAGATGATCAGCCGGAGGATGCAGCCTGCGGAAGAGGTGGCGCGGCTTGGCTTAGAGGCTTTAGTGCGCGGGAAACGGACGATTGTTCCTTATTTTGCGGGACAGGCTACGGCGTTCCTGGTACGTTTTCTGCCGGTTGGGTTGATCACCTACATGGTTGCCAAGGTCATGCGGTCGGCCAGGTGA
- a CDS encoding integration host factor subunit beta gives MTKADLVEKVTQLGDLTRRDGEVIVETIFDSVIAALQSGDKIEIRGFGSFRIRERNPRIGRNPKTGDRVDVPAKRVPYFKPSKELRDLVNPDEASAS, from the coding sequence ATGACCAAAGCAGACCTTGTCGAGAAGGTGACACAGTTAGGCGATCTCACCCGTCGCGACGGCGAAGTGATTGTCGAGACCATCTTCGACTCAGTGATCGCGGCCCTGCAGTCAGGGGACAAGATCGAGATTCGTGGCTTCGGCTCCTTCCGTATTCGGGAGCGGAATCCCCGCATCGGCCGCAACCCAAAAACCGGCGACCGAGTAGACGTCCCGGCAAAGCGCGTACCGTATTTCAAGCCGTCCAAAGAACTCCGCGATCTCGTCAACCCAGACGAGGCATCGGCGAGCTAG
- a CDS encoding BrnT family toxin, translating to MRLVRSIRWIWNADKAKVNLLKHGIAFSEAALVFRDPLHASRLDPHPDGDRWQTMGRIGPFLILVVHTFPVEWEGEAAAIGRIIRARIATSRERKAYEDGDF from the coding sequence ATGAGACTCGTGCGCTCAATCAGGTGGATTTGGAATGCCGACAAGGCAAAAGTAAATCTCCTCAAACACGGCATCGCCTTTTCTGAGGCTGCCTTGGTATTCCGAGATCCGTTACACGCATCAAGGCTCGATCCCCATCCAGATGGAGATCGCTGGCAAACGATGGGGCGCATCGGACCATTTCTAATCCTCGTCGTGCACACATTCCCGGTAGAATGGGAGGGAGAAGCTGCTGCAATCGGTAGAATCATCCGTGCCCGAATCGCGACCTCCCGAGAAAGGAAAGCTTATGAAGACGGAGACTTCTAG
- the pgeF gene encoding peptidoglycan editing factor PgeF: MPIPQVVPKVKDVALTVAENGVASIRVPAWSSPVSSGLASNNFDWLWHGFSTHRGGVSCAYMPEGSSAGSDHGQLNLGFTPADVAENVHENRLRWVEAVTGSRATPLVVVRQIHSNRSLIAPRDWAGIEQGSAPEADGILTNQRGVLIGIQTADCIPVLVADTKRRAVAAFHAGWRGTVARIVESGVARMREEFDSEPADLVAAIGPGIGACCYTVGAQVLAKFSESFSYADELFSSGEDGVHLDLTEANRRQLMTAGIPESSIAVVGGCTACQPELFYSHRASGGHAGRMMAVIGIR, from the coding sequence ATGCCGATTCCTCAGGTTGTTCCCAAAGTTAAAGACGTCGCGCTCACTGTTGCTGAAAACGGCGTGGCTTCGATTCGAGTTCCGGCCTGGAGCAGTCCGGTTTCGAGCGGTCTGGCCTCAAACAATTTTGACTGGCTCTGGCATGGATTCAGCACGCATCGGGGTGGAGTGAGCTGTGCCTATATGCCAGAGGGAAGTTCTGCGGGATCCGATCACGGCCAGCTGAATCTCGGTTTCACCCCGGCGGACGTCGCCGAGAATGTGCATGAGAACCGACTGCGCTGGGTCGAGGCCGTTACTGGCAGCCGCGCGACTCCGCTGGTTGTGGTGCGCCAGATCCATTCCAATCGGAGTCTTATCGCGCCGCGCGACTGGGCCGGGATCGAACAGGGAAGTGCTCCCGAGGCGGATGGGATCCTCACCAATCAGCGCGGCGTCTTGATCGGTATTCAGACCGCCGACTGCATCCCCGTGCTGGTCGCGGATACGAAGCGACGCGCTGTAGCTGCCTTTCATGCCGGATGGCGTGGAACGGTCGCCCGCATTGTCGAATCGGGAGTGGCGCGGATGCGCGAGGAGTTCGACTCGGAGCCTGCGGATCTGGTCGCGGCGATCGGGCCGGGAATCGGCGCGTGCTGTTATACGGTGGGCGCTCAGGTGCTGGCGAAGTTCTCGGAGAGTTTTTCGTATGCGGATGAGCTTTTCTCTTCCGGCGAAGATGGGGTGCACCTCGACCTGACGGAAGCGAATCGAAGGCAATTGATGACGGCGGGGATTCCTGAGAGTTCCATAGCGGTTGTGGGTGGCTGCACCGCTTGCCAGCCGGAGCTGTTTTATTCGCATCGAGCTTCTGGCGGCCACGCGGGCAGGATGATGGCCGTGATCGGAATCCGATGA
- a CDS encoding M3 family metallopeptidase, with protein MSVASSLPGDSVLDISSAIHAWDGEPLTAEGLRDWVTDRLAAHEAAIAGLLAVQDKRTPENSLRLYDVALEQLSLAGAQAGVLNSVASEKEVRDQAQDEAQRIAQAGTALSLNRDVYAALSAVDLAGASDATKHYVERTLLSYRLAGVDKDDATRAHLHQLHEKATLLSLQFSRNIQEGAKTVVVEKAGELDGLPADYLARHTPTCDGHFVLTTDQPDMQPVMTFAKSDALRERMFLAYNTRAYPVNQQILLDLLATRQEIATLLGFTSWANLATADQMMGSAANVRSFIAKLEEASRAGAEREYSMVFDFAQRQQPDLKVMNAASRGYWYEQYRREAFAFDSQSVRPYFPYVRVEQGVLDTAAKLFGVVFRRSAVRGWHEDVSVFDVLDVDGETQVGRFYLDMHPREGKDKWFSATPVVTGVRGRYLPEAGLICNFPRPEIDETGKFVDAGLMQYSDVVTYFHEFGHLMHAILGGQTEWAGLSGFATEGDFIEVPSQMLEEFFRDVALLQSFARHYETGEVLPAELIQKMKLAGAFGRADWVRSQLYYTTLSLDLHDQDPAGIDLDRVTKSLYQSLQPWQWIEGNRMYASFGHLTGYSSNYYTYAFDKVIALDFFAQFDPANLLGCEAAAKYRRKVIEQGGSRPGRQMVRDFLGRDEEFSAFTDWLNEEFVEVGTAE; from the coding sequence ATGAGCGTCGCGTCGAGCCTTCCTGGGGATTCTGTGCTGGATATTAGTTCCGCTATTCATGCGTGGGACGGAGAGCCGCTCACGGCAGAGGGGTTGCGCGATTGGGTTACGGATCGCCTTGCGGCGCATGAGGCGGCAATTGCCGGATTGCTCGCGGTGCAAGACAAGCGCACGCCGGAAAACTCGCTGCGGCTGTATGACGTGGCGCTGGAGCAGTTGAGTCTGGCTGGCGCGCAGGCTGGCGTCCTGAACTCAGTGGCGTCCGAGAAAGAGGTTCGCGACCAGGCGCAGGATGAGGCGCAGCGGATCGCGCAGGCCGGGACGGCGCTGAGTTTGAACCGCGACGTGTATGCGGCGCTTTCGGCGGTCGACCTTGCTGGCGCGAGCGACGCCACGAAGCATTATGTAGAGCGGACCCTGCTGAGCTACCGGCTGGCTGGCGTGGATAAAGATGACGCGACGCGGGCTCATCTGCACCAGTTGCATGAGAAGGCGACGCTGCTGTCGCTGCAGTTCAGCCGCAATATTCAGGAGGGCGCGAAGACTGTCGTGGTGGAAAAGGCCGGGGAGTTGGATGGCCTTCCTGCGGATTATCTGGCGCGGCATACGCCTACATGCGACGGGCATTTCGTTCTGACCACGGATCAGCCGGATATGCAGCCGGTGATGACCTTTGCCAAGAGCGATGCGCTGCGGGAACGGATGTTCCTGGCGTACAACACGCGGGCGTATCCGGTGAATCAGCAGATTCTGCTGGATCTGCTGGCTACGCGGCAGGAGATTGCGACGCTGCTCGGGTTTACAAGCTGGGCCAATCTGGCGACGGCGGATCAGATGATGGGTTCGGCGGCCAATGTGCGCAGCTTTATCGCGAAGCTCGAAGAGGCCAGCCGCGCCGGAGCGGAGCGCGAATACAGCATGGTCTTCGATTTTGCGCAGCGCCAGCAGCCGGATCTCAAAGTCATGAACGCGGCCAGCCGGGGCTATTGGTATGAGCAGTACCGGCGCGAGGCTTTTGCTTTCGATTCGCAGTCAGTGAGGCCGTATTTTCCTTATGTACGCGTCGAGCAGGGAGTACTGGATACTGCGGCGAAGCTCTTTGGCGTGGTCTTTCGGCGGTCTGCGGTCAGGGGCTGGCATGAGGATGTTTCGGTTTTTGACGTGCTGGATGTGGATGGCGAGACGCAGGTGGGGCGCTTCTACCTGGACATGCATCCGCGCGAAGGGAAGGACAAGTGGTTCTCGGCGACGCCGGTGGTGACGGGTGTGCGCGGGCGGTATCTGCCGGAGGCTGGGCTGATCTGCAACTTCCCCAGGCCGGAGATCGATGAGACGGGCAAATTTGTCGATGCGGGGCTGATGCAGTACTCCGATGTGGTGACGTACTTCCATGAATTCGGGCACCTGATGCATGCGATTCTGGGCGGGCAGACGGAGTGGGCCGGACTTTCGGGATTTGCGACCGAGGGCGATTTTATCGAGGTTCCATCGCAGATGCTGGAGGAATTCTTCCGCGACGTGGCGCTGTTGCAGAGTTTTGCCCGGCATTACGAAACGGGCGAGGTGCTGCCTGCGGAACTGATCCAGAAAATGAAGCTGGCCGGGGCGTTTGGGCGCGCGGACTGGGTCCGTTCGCAGCTTTATTACACGACGCTTTCGCTGGATCTGCACGACCAGGACCCTGCGGGCATCGATCTGGATCGCGTGACTAAGTCGCTGTACCAGAGCCTGCAGCCATGGCAGTGGATTGAAGGCAATCGCATGTATGCGAGCTTCGGTCACCTTACCGGCTATTCGTCGAATTACTACACGTATGCCTTTGACAAGGTGATTGCGCTGGACTTCTTTGCGCAGTTTGATCCAGCGAATCTGCTGGGATGCGAGGCGGCGGCCAAGTATCGCAGGAAGGTGATCGAACAGGGCGGTTCGCGGCCCGGGCGGCAGATGGTGCGGGATTTTCTGGGGCGGGATGAGGAGTTTTCGGCGTTCACCGACTGGTTGAATGAGGAGTTTGTTGAGGTTGGGACTGCGGAATGA
- a CDS encoding alpha/beta fold hydrolase, which translates to MGVHSLNFLSSRPENGAISRWGSSLVNGCRIAWEKTPSEDDAAQIVICLHDAGTGGREFQPLVKRCPPGSRMLLVDWPAHGRSGDPARDAAGTPALTIESCAAIIESLIQQLDIERPILLGSGFGAAAAIHFAANHPGEVLGLVLSLPAGLVSPSGAGPFSQRGKRGVGRLLRRMQNASASRIGKEAEAAARRQALRTEALRPAMLPIRAAAATSLARAKASLRKAVDSLSCPALFALSRDSQECPVRKYLALLDPSLALATQHQFTVFAGAFNPIWEEPDRFAIALASFIQARLPVEKHTHAWLLFEVDWPTKDNNLWRCVHPDCVAERVLPTGRDANAASQRK; encoded by the coding sequence ATGGGGGTTCATTCTCTCAATTTCCTCTCTTCTCGGCCTGAAAACGGAGCCATCTCCAGATGGGGCTCGTCCCTTGTGAATGGATGCCGGATCGCGTGGGAGAAGACGCCATCGGAAGACGACGCAGCCCAGATCGTGATCTGCCTGCACGACGCCGGCACGGGAGGCCGCGAATTTCAGCCGTTGGTGAAGCGCTGCCCTCCCGGCAGCCGCATGCTCCTGGTCGACTGGCCAGCCCATGGGCGCTCCGGCGACCCGGCACGTGACGCAGCCGGAACTCCCGCGCTGACAATCGAATCTTGCGCCGCAATCATCGAGTCGCTGATTCAACAGCTCGATATCGAGAGGCCAATCCTGCTCGGCTCCGGATTCGGCGCTGCGGCGGCAATTCACTTCGCCGCCAACCACCCCGGCGAAGTGTTGGGATTGGTGCTCAGCCTGCCGGCAGGACTCGTTTCCCCAAGCGGCGCAGGGCCGTTTTCACAGCGCGGAAAACGCGGTGTCGGACGCCTCTTGCGCAGGATGCAGAACGCTTCGGCCAGCAGGATTGGGAAGGAAGCAGAAGCCGCAGCCCGTCGTCAGGCGCTCCGCACAGAAGCGCTGCGGCCAGCGATGCTTCCGATTCGTGCCGCAGCCGCAACCTCGCTGGCGCGAGCAAAGGCCAGTCTTCGCAAGGCCGTCGACTCTCTTTCCTGCCCCGCGCTCTTCGCCCTCTCGCGCGACAGCCAGGAATGCCCGGTGCGCAAGTATCTAGCCCTTCTAGACCCCTCACTGGCCTTGGCGACGCAGCATCAGTTCACCGTTTTTGCCGGAGCCTTCAACCCCATCTGGGAGGAACCGGACCGCTTTGCCATCGCGCTCGCCAGCTTCATCCAAGCCCGGCTTCCGGTCGAAAAGCACACTCACGCATGGCTTCTGTTTGAGGTCGATTGGCCCACGAAAGACAACAATCTCTGGCGGTGCGTCCATCCGGACTGTGTCGCCGAGCGCGTGCTGCCCACCGGACGTGACGCCAATGCAGCGTCGCAGCGCAAATAA